In Caldisericaceae bacterium, the genomic window CATTGAGAGCTGGACACGAATTTAAATACCATCCTGGCGAAACTAATTTTAGGAGTGCAGACGTAATAGTTATTAATAAAGAAGATACAGCAGACTTTGAATCAATTGAATTTATTAGGAATCATGCAAGGGAGCTTAATCCAAATGCAATTTTAGTTGACGCAGCATCCCCTCTATTTGTTGAGAGTGGAGAAATTATAAGGGGAAAGAAGGTCGTTGTGGTAGAAGATGGTCCGACATTAACACACGGCGGGATGAGTTATGGTGCAGGTTATATTGCTGCAAGAAAACTCGGTGCAAGCGAAATCATATCCCCAGTTCCCTATGCAGTTGGGTCTATAAAGCAAACATACGAAAAATATTCTCAAACTAAAGATGTTTTACCTGCTATGGGTTATAGTGAAACTCAAATTAAAGAGCTTGAGGAGACTTTAAATTCTATTCCTGCCGATGTTGTTGTAATTGGCACCCCAATTGACTTAAGAAGAGTTTTGACACTCAACAAACCTGCTGTAAGAGTTAGATATGAACTACAGGAGATTGGGAAGCCTGATTTGAAAGATGTACTGACTAAAAAATTTGGAGGATAACATGGCAACCAAATTAAGAGGAAGGTCCCTTTTGTGTTTGAAAGACTTTACAAGAGAAGAACTTGAGGAATTCATTTTTCAGGCTGAAAAGATGAAAACTGACCACTATGCGGGTAAAGATGAAAAATTTTTAGCTGGCAAAACTGTTGCTGTGTTATTTGAAAAGCCATCAACAAGAACTAGGATATCGTTTGCTGTTGCAATACATGAACTTGGTGCACTTCCCCTTGTTCTTGAAACGTCTAACATGCAATTAATTAGAGGAGAAACCATAGCTGATACTGCAAAAGTCCTCGAAAGATATGTTCATGGTATTGTTGCTAGAGTTTATGAACATAGAACCCTTGAGGAACTTGCTAATAATGCATCTGTTCCTGTTATCAACGCTCTTTCTGATTACTCACATCCTTGCCAGGCACTGGGCGATTTCTTAACGATTAAAGAGAAAAAAGGAACTTTAAAGGGTGTTAAACTTGCCTATGTTGGCGACGGAAATAACGTTGCAAATTCTCTTCTTATTGGTGGAAGCATTTTAGGCTTAGATGTTTCTATTGCTTCTCCAAAAGGGTATGAACCTTCAAAAGAAGTTGTGGAAATTGCAAATTCGTTTGCTAAGTTTTCTAACTCACGAATTTTTATCACAAATGATCCGTATGAAGCTGTAAAAGATGCAGATGTTGTTTATACTGATGTGTGGGCTTCAATGGGACAGGAATCTGAACACGAAAAAAGAGTTGAAATCTTTAAGCCCTATCAAATAAACTCAGAACTTTTAAAACATGCAAAAGATGACGTAATTGCAATGCACTGCCTTCCTGCCCATAGAGGTGAGGAGATTGCAGATGAAGTGCTTGATGGTCCTCACTCAGTAGTCTTTGACCAGGCAGAGAATAGATTACATATTCAAAAGGCGATTCTTGCCTTACTTATCTAAATGCTCTTAATAATTTTTAAGCCCCGCTTAAGCGGGGCTTTTTTTGTTTTTGAACTATTAAATTAGTTAAATCAGTTTTATTCCAATTGCATCGTAAATTGCTTCCAAAAATGCATCTTCTGGTAATGCTCCTTCAAATTCTCCCTTACCTTCGTTAATTACCACTTTAGGGACTGCATAAACGTT contains:
- the argF gene encoding ornithine carbamoyltransferase codes for the protein MATKLRGRSLLCLKDFTREELEEFIFQAEKMKTDHYAGKDEKFLAGKTVAVLFEKPSTRTRISFAVAIHELGALPLVLETSNMQLIRGETIADTAKVLERYVHGIVARVYEHRTLEELANNASVPVINALSDYSHPCQALGDFLTIKEKKGTLKGVKLAYVGDGNNVANSLLIGGSILGLDVSIASPKGYEPSKEVVEIANSFAKFSNSRIFITNDPYEAVKDADVVYTDVWASMGQESEHEKRVEIFKPYQINSELLKHAKDDVIAMHCLPAHRGEEIADEVLDGPHSVVFDQAENRLHIQKAILALLI